A region of Vitis riparia cultivar Riparia Gloire de Montpellier isolate 1030 chromosome 12, EGFV_Vit.rip_1.0, whole genome shotgun sequence DNA encodes the following proteins:
- the LOC117926748 gene encoding GDSL esterase/lipase At4g26790-like, producing MAHMYTPWFFFVQLLILVAESRAKVPAVIVFGDSSVDAGNNNQISTVLKSNFVPYGRDFTGGRPTGRFSNGRIPPDFISEAFGLKPTVPAYLDPNYNISDFATGVCFASAGTGYDNQTSDVLSVIPLWKELEYYKEYQKKLRAYLGEEKANEILSESLYLMSLGTNDFLENYYIFSGRSSQYTVPQYEDFLVGIAGNFIKEIYSLGARKVSLGGLPPMGCLPLERTTNFFGGSECIERYNNVAMEFNGKLNTLVGKLNKQLPGIKVVLSNPYFILQKIIRKPSSYGYENAAVACCATGMFEMGYLCNRYNMLTCSDASKYVFWDSFHPTEKTNGIISDHVVKTVLKVFL from the exons ATGGCACACATGTATACCCCTTGGTTTTTCTTCGTTCAATTGCTAATCCTAGTTGCAGAGTCTAGAGCCAAGGTTCCTGCAGTCATTGTATTTGGAGATTCATCAGTTGATGCCGGCAATAACAACCAAATTTCTACCGTCCTCAAGAGCAATTTCGTGCCTTATGGCCGTGACTTCACTGGTGGCCGCCCCACCGGGCGGTTCTCCAATGGGAGAATTCCCCCAGACTTCATCTCTGAGGCGTTTGGGCTCAAGCCTACTGTGCCTGCCTACTTGGATCCTAATTATAATATTTCCGACTTCGCCACTGGAGTATGCTTTGCTTCAGCTGGAACAGGCTATGATAATCAGACCTCAGATGTTCTT TCTGTGATACCTCTGTGGAAGGAATTGGAGTACTACAAGGAGTATCAGAAGAAACTGAGAGCCTACCTTGGGGAAGAAAAGGCCAATGAAATATTGAGTGAGTCCCTGTACTTAATGAGCTTGGGGACTAATGATTTCCTTGAGAACTACTACATTTTCTCCGGCCGGTCATCGCAGTATACCGTCCCACAATACGAGGACTTCCTAGTGGGGATCGCCGGGAATTTCATCAAGGAGATTTACAGTCTGGGTGCCCGGAAAGTATCCCTTGGTGGGCTTCCTCCAATGGGGTGTTTGCCACTGGAGAGAACCACAAATTTCTTTGGTGGAAGTGAATGCATAGAACGGTACAACAATGTGGCCATGGAGTTTAATGGGAAGTTGAATACTTTGGTTGGGAAATTGAACAAGCAGCTCCCCGGAATCAAGGTCGTCCTGTCCAATCCCTATTTCATCCTCCAGAAAATCATCCGGAAACCTTCCTCTTATG GCTACGAAAATGCAGCGGTGGCGTGCTGTGCGACGGGGATGTTCGAGATGGGGTACTTGTGTAATCGGTATAATATGCTCACATGCTCAGACGCCAGCAAATACGTCTTCTGGGATTCTTTCCATCCAACGGAGAAGACTAATGGTATCATATCTGATCATGTGGTGAAGACtgttttaaaggtttttctttga